In Helicobacter pylori, a single genomic region encodes these proteins:
- the mnmA gene encoding tRNA 2-thiouridine(34) synthase MnmA produces MKIAVLLSGGVDSSYSAYSLKEQGHELVGIYLKLHASEKKHDLYIKNAQKACEFLGIPLEVLDFQKDFKSAVYDEFISAYEEGQTPNPCALCNPLMKFGLALDHALKLGCEKIATGHYARVKEIDKVSYIQEALDKTKDQSYFLYALEHEVIAKLVFPLGDLLKKDIKPLALSAMPFLGTLETYKESQEICFVEKSYIDTLKKHVEVEKEGVVKNLQGEIIGTHKGYMQYTIGKRKGFSIKGALEPHFVVGIDAKKNELVVGKKEDLATRFLKAKNKSLMKDFKKGEYSIKARYRSVPAKAFVSLKDEVIEVEFKEPFYGVAKGQALVVYQNDILLGGGVIV; encoded by the coding sequence ATGAAAATAGCGGTATTACTCAGTGGGGGGGTGGATAGCTCTTATAGCGCTTATAGCTTAAAAGAGCAAGGGCATGAATTAGTGGGGATTTATTTAAAACTCCATGCGAGTGAAAAAAAGCATGATTTATACATCAAAAACGCTCAAAAAGCGTGCGAGTTTTTAGGCATTCCTTTAGAGGTGTTGGATTTTCAAAAGGATTTTAAAAGCGCGGTTTATGATGAATTTATCAGTGCTTATGAAGAGGGGCAAACCCCTAACCCATGCGCGTTGTGCAACCCTTTAATGAAGTTTGGGTTAGCTTTAGATCACGCTTTAAAATTAGGGTGTGAAAAGATCGCTACCGGGCATTATGCGAGAGTCAAAGAAATTGACAAGGTGAGTTATATTCAAGAGGCTTTGGATAAAACTAAAGATCAGAGCTATTTTTTATACGCTTTAGAGCATGAAGTGATCGCTAAATTGGTGTTCCCTTTAGGGGATTTGTTAAAAAAGGATATTAAGCCTTTAGCCTTGAGTGCGATGCCTTTTTTAGGCACTTTAGAGACTTATAAGGAATCTCAAGAAATTTGCTTTGTGGAAAAAAGCTACATTGACACTTTAAAAAAGCATGTTGAAGTGGAAAAAGAGGGCGTGGTGAAGAATTTACAAGGCGAAATCATTGGCACGCATAAGGGCTATATGCAATACACGATTGGCAAACGCAAAGGCTTCAGCATTAAGGGGGCGTTAGAACCGCATTTTGTGGTGGGGATTGACGCTAAAAAGAACGAGCTAGTCGTGGGCAAAAAAGAAGATCTCGCCACGCGTTTCCTCAAAGCTAAAAACAAATCTTTGATGAAAGATTTTAAAAAGGGCGAATATTCTATCAAGGCTCGTTACAGGAGCGTGCCTGCTAAAGCGTTTGTGAGCTTGAAAGATGAGGTGATTGAAGTGGAGTTTAAAGAGCCTTTTTATGGCGTGGCTAAAGGGCAAGCCTTAGTCGTTTATCAAAATGACATCTTGCTTGGCGGGGGCGTGATCGTTTAG
- a CDS encoding 30S ribosomal protein S10 has translation MEKIRLKLKAYDHRVLDRSVVAIVEAVKRSGSEIRGPIPLPTKNKRYTVLRSPHVNKDSREQFEIRVYSRLIDIISATPETVDSLMKLDLAPEVDVEVTSMETK, from the coding sequence ATGGAAAAAATCAGGTTGAAGCTCAAAGCTTATGACCATAGAGTGTTGGATCGCTCTGTTGTGGCTATCGTGGAAGCCGTAAAGCGCTCAGGTTCTGAAATTAGAGGGCCTATCCCTTTACCGACTAAGAATAAGCGTTACACCGTTTTACGCTCCCCGCATGTCAATAAGGATTCAAGAGAGCAGTTTGAGATTAGGGTTTATAGCCGATTGATTGATATTATCTCGGCCACCCCAGAAACCGTGGATAGCTTGATGAAGTTGGATTTAGCTCCTGAAGTGGATGTAGAAGTAACCTCTATGGAAACGAAGTAG
- a CDS encoding ribonuclease HII gives MILGIDEAGRGCLAGSLFVAGVVCNEKTALEFLEMGLKDSKKLSLKKRFFLEDKIKTHDEVKFFVVKKSANEIDSLGLGACLKLAVQEIVENGCPLANEIKIDGNTAFGLNKRYPNIQTIIKGDEKIAQIAMASVLAKAFKDREMRQLHALFKEYSWDKNCGYGTKQHIEAIIKLGATPFHRHSFTLKNRLLIPKLLDVEQRLI, from the coding sequence ATGATTTTAGGTATTGATGAAGCGGGTAGGGGGTGTTTGGCTGGTTCGCTTTTTGTGGCTGGGGTGGTGTGTAATGAAAAAACGGCCTTAGAGTTTTTAGAAATGGGTTTAAAAGACAGCAAGAAGCTCAGCCTAAAAAAGCGCTTTTTCTTGGAAGATAAAATCAAAACGCATGATGAGGTCAAGTTTTTCGTGGTTAAAAAAAGCGCGAATGAAATTGATAGCTTGGGTTTGGGGGCGTGTTTGAAGCTCGCTGTGCAAGAAATTGTAGAAAATGGTTGCCCTTTAGCCAATGAAATAAAGATAGATGGCAACACGGCGTTTGGCTTGAACAAACGCTACCCCAATATACAAACCATCATCAAGGGCGATGAAAAGATCGCTCAAATCGCTATGGCGTCTGTTTTAGCGAAAGCTTTTAAGGACAGAGAAATGCGACAATTGCACGCTTTGTTTAAGGAATACAGCTGGGATAAGAATTGCGGGTATGGGACTAAACAGCATATAGAAGCGATTATTAAGCTAGGGGCTACGCCTTTTCATCGGCATAGCTTCACGCTTAAAAACCGCTTGTTAATTCCCAAACTTTTAGATGTGGAACAACGCCTTATTTAA
- a CDS encoding ATP-binding protein has translation MRYDYLNPISFERKFMPLSCLHPFGPFETPKEPALNNPLLKVHSSDKICLLGPMKSGKTTLALKLAKDFKNPVYINYNDMRLNKNILSSWLLKWHLEKKMDLLILDHIDRLDFSLPKLPKIVLIPNYLSPITAPDCSLCYALGLNFKEYISFFKPNTPKNTLFNRFLKDGNALDSLFTENEQQKILKKQENIKLIFQAYAPLMAKICSYQSKFVSAFYLYTQLKKELKISKDTLYKLLHALENQRIIFLAPSFENNKTKLYLCDFALPYSLTPSPSLLSVFENMVFLELYKQFPNYELYSHDNGIFILRNPTSKLALIAHAFPTPHFLEKQLSWCHKHGFLNIVVVSINAPISANNPPYKHLNFIDFSLDVQSILV, from the coding sequence ATGCGCTACGATTATCTTAATCCCATCTCATTTGAAAGGAAGTTCATGCCCCTTTCTTGCTTGCACCCTTTTGGGCCTTTTGAAACCCCTAAAGAGCCGGCTTTAAACAACCCGCTTTTAAAGGTGCATTCAAGCGATAAAATCTGTCTTTTAGGGCCGATGAAATCCGGTAAAACCACTTTAGCCCTCAAACTAGCGAAGGATTTTAAAAACCCTGTGTATATCAATTACAATGACATGCGCTTGAACAAAAACATTCTAAGCTCATGGCTTTTAAAATGGCATTTAGAAAAGAAAATGGATTTACTCATTTTAGATCATATTGACCGCTTGGATTTCAGCCTGCCTAAGCTTCCTAAAATCGTTCTTATCCCTAATTATTTAAGCCCCATAACAGCGCCAGATTGCAGCTTGTGCTATGCGTTAGGGTTGAATTTTAAAGAATATATTAGCTTTTTCAAACCCAACACCCCTAAAAACACCCTGTTTAACCGCTTTTTAAAAGACGGCAACGCTTTAGATTCGCTTTTTACAGAAAACGAGCAACAAAAAATCCTAAAAAAACAAGAAAATATCAAATTAATCTTTCAAGCTTACGCCCCCTTAATGGCTAAAATCTGCTCGTATCAATCTAAGTTTGTGAGCGCTTTTTATCTTTATACGCAACTCAAAAAAGAGCTTAAGATCTCTAAAGACACCCTTTATAAATTGTTGCACGCGCTAGAAAACCAGCGCATCATTTTTTTAGCCCCCAGTTTTGAAAACAATAAAACCAAATTGTATCTGTGCGATTTTGCCTTGCCTTATAGCCTAACTCCTAGCCCCTCGCTTTTAAGCGTTTTTGAAAACATGGTTTTTTTAGAGCTTTACAAGCAATTCCCAAATTATGAGCTTTACTCCCATGATAACGGGATTTTTATCTTGCGAAATCCTACCAGTAAGCTCGCCCTCATCGCCCACGCTTTCCCCACGCCCCATTTTTTAGAAAAACAGCTTTCTTGGTGCCACAAACATGGGTTTTTAAATATCGTGGTGGTTTCTATCAACGCCCCCATTTCAGCCAATAATCCCCCCTACAAACACCTCAATTTCATTGATTTTTCTTTGGATGTTCAATCTATTTTGGTATAA
- the nadD gene encoding nicotinate (nicotinamide) nucleotide adenylyltransferase encodes MNTMNNVLKYKELALYGGSFDPLHKAHLAIIEQTLELLPFAQLIVLPAYQNPFKKPCFLDAQTRFKELERALKGMPRVLLSDFEIKQERAVPTIESVLHFQKLYRPKTLYLVIGADCLRHLSSWTNATELLKRVELVVFERIGYEEIQFKGHYHPLKGIDAPISSSAIRAGLGV; translated from the coding sequence TTGAATACAATGAATAATGTCTTAAAATACAAAGAATTAGCGCTCTATGGAGGGAGTTTTGATCCCTTGCACAAGGCTCATTTAGCCATTATTGAGCAAACTTTAGAATTACTGCCCTTCGCTCAGCTCATTGTCTTGCCCGCTTATCAAAACCCTTTTAAAAAGCCATGTTTTTTGGACGCACAAACCCGTTTTAAGGAATTAGAAAGAGCTTTAAAGGGAATGCCTAGGGTGCTGTTGAGCGATTTTGAAATCAAGCAAGAAAGGGCTGTGCCTACGATAGAAAGCGTTCTTCATTTCCAAAAACTCTACCGCCCTAAAACGCTTTATTTAGTCATAGGAGCGGATTGCTTGAGGCATCTTTCTTCTTGGACTAATGCTACAGAGCTTTTAAAAAGGGTGGAATTAGTGGTTTTTGAAAGGATTGGCTATGAAGAGATCCAGTTTAAGGGACACTACCACCCTTTAAAGGGCATTGACGCGCCGATTTCTTCTAGCGCGATTAGGGCTGGTTTGGGGGTTTAA
- the fumC gene encoding class II fumarate hydratase yields MQFRIEHDTMGEIQVDDSQYWGAQTQRSLENFKIGTEKMPKELIGAFAKLKRSLAVVNHKLGKLSPEKSQAIIKACDCILKGELCGEFPLAIWQTGSGTQTNMNLNEVIANKATEILGGNFREKKLIHPNDDVNMSQSSNDTFPTAMHVVSVLEITHKLLPSLENLLKTFKDKSQQFKEIVKIGRTHLQDATPLTLGQEFSGYASMLEHSKQQILESLEHLRELAIGGTAVGTGLNAHKELSEKVAEELSQFSGVKFISAPNKFHALTSHDAIAYAHGAFKALAANLMKIANDIRWLASGPRCGLGELNIPENEPGSSIMPGKVNPTQCEAMTMVAVQVMGNDTAIGIAASQGNFELNVFKPVIIYNFLQSLRLLSDSMESFNVHCAIGIEPNREKIDYYLHHSLMLVTALNPHVGYENAAKIAKNAHKKGISLKESALELKLLSAEDFDQFVVPEKMIGPKA; encoded by the coding sequence ATGCAATTTAGAATTGAACATGACACGATGGGCGAAATTCAAGTGGATGATAGCCAATACTGGGGGGCTCAAACGCAACGCAGTCTTGAAAACTTTAAAATTGGCACCGAAAAAATGCCTAAAGAACTCATTGGCGCATTTGCCAAACTCAAAAGGAGTCTGGCGGTTGTCAATCACAAGTTAGGGAAATTAAGCCCAGAAAAATCCCAAGCCATTATCAAGGCGTGCGATTGCATTTTAAAAGGCGAGCTGTGCGGCGAGTTTCCCCTAGCGATATGGCAAACAGGGAGCGGGACTCAAACGAATATGAATCTCAATGAAGTCATTGCCAATAAGGCTACAGAAATTTTAGGGGGTAATTTCAGAGAGAAAAAACTCATCCACCCTAACGATGACGTGAACATGTCTCAAAGCTCCAACGACACTTTCCCTACCGCAATGCACGTTGTGAGCGTGCTAGAAATCACGCATAAACTACTGCCTAGTTTAGAGAATCTGTTAAAAACCTTTAAAGACAAAAGCCAACAATTTAAAGAGATTGTCAAAATCGGGCGCACGCATTTGCAAGACGCTACGCCTTTAACTTTGGGGCAAGAATTTAGCGGGTATGCGAGCATGTTAGAGCATTCTAAACAACAAATTTTAGAGAGTTTGGAGCATTTAAGGGAATTAGCCATAGGCGGGACGGCGGTAGGCACCGGGCTAAACGCTCATAAAGAATTGAGCGAAAAAGTGGCTGAAGAATTGAGTCAGTTTAGCGGGGTGAAATTCATCTCTGCACCCAATAAATTCCATGCGCTCACTAGCCATGACGCTATCGCTTATGCGCATGGGGCTTTTAAGGCTTTAGCGGCGAATTTAATGAAAATCGCTAACGATATTAGATGGCTTGCGAGCGGGCCGCGCTGTGGTTTGGGCGAGCTTAATATCCCTGAAAACGAGCCGGGCAGTTCTATTATGCCCGGTAAAGTCAATCCCACGCAATGCGAAGCGATGACAATGGTGGCCGTGCAAGTGATGGGGAATGATACCGCTATTGGCATTGCGGCCAGTCAGGGTAATTTTGAATTGAACGTGTTCAAGCCGGTGATCATTTATAATTTCTTGCAAAGTTTAAGGCTACTAAGCGATAGCATGGAAAGTTTTAATGTCCATTGCGCGATCGGTATTGAGCCTAATAGAGAAAAGATTGATTATTACTTGCACCATTCTTTAATGCTAGTAACCGCCCTAAACCCGCATGTAGGCTATGAAAACGCCGCTAAAATCGCTAAAAACGCCCACAAAAAAGGCATTTCTTTAAAAGAAAGCGCGCTGGAACTGAAACTCTTGAGCGCTGAAGATTTTGACCAATTCGTGGTGCCTGAAAAGATGATCGGGCCTAAGGCTTAA
- a CDS encoding 50S ribosomal protein L3, producing the protein MEFLVQKIGMSRTIDANSTPVTLLKVLQAKVCQLENGKALVAYAMHKKHNKAIEGQQKKYQLSKEFNHFATLKASQQKELGDLDLSALETLKRVKASFKTKGRGFAGVMKRWNFQGGPAAHGSRFHRRPGSIGNREWPGRVQKGRKMAGHYGNELVTCQNEVLSFDKESMVLALKGSVAGFSGAYGRIRAV; encoded by the coding sequence ATGGAATTTTTAGTTCAAAAGATAGGCATGAGTCGCACCATTGACGCTAACAGCACGCCTGTAACCTTGCTTAAAGTCTTGCAAGCGAAAGTGTGCCAATTAGAAAACGGGAAAGCTTTAGTGGCCTATGCGATGCATAAAAAACACAATAAGGCGATTGAAGGCCAGCAAAAGAAATACCAACTCAGTAAAGAGTTTAACCATTTCGCTACCTTAAAAGCTTCCCAACAAAAAGAGTTGGGCGATTTGGATTTGAGCGCTTTAGAAACGCTTAAAAGGGTTAAAGCGAGCTTTAAAACTAAAGGGAGAGGCTTTGCGGGGGTGATGAAGCGTTGGAATTTCCAAGGCGGGCCTGCCGCTCATGGGAGTCGTTTCCATCGCCGCCCTGGTTCTATTGGTAACAGAGAATGGCCAGGAAGAGTGCAAAAGGGTAGGAAAATGGCAGGGCATTATGGCAATGAGCTAGTTACTTGCCAAAACGAGGTGCTCTCTTTTGATAAAGAAAGTATGGTGTTAGCGCTAAAGGGTTCAGTGGCCGGCTTTTCTGGGGCTTATGGACGCATTAGAGCGGTATAA
- a CDS encoding efflux RND transporter periplasmic adaptor subunit: MKRLLLLALFFSLLLANAQEIKETQETKETKEAKSQTRFNISTTKVIEKEFAQSRRYYAILEPNEALIFSQTLRFDGYVEKLYANKTYTPIKKGDRLLSVYSPELAGVQSELLSSLKFNQQVGAIKEKLKLLGLENSSIEKIISSHKVQNEMTIYSRFSGVIFKKSPDLNEGSFFKKGQELFQIIDLSQLWALVKVNQEDLEFLKNTHKAILFVEGIKGEQEITLENINPIINAQDKMLEARFNVPNLKQLYYPNMFAQVEIFQKPQKMKILPKEAVLIKGGKAIVFKKDDFGLSPLEIKAVRLSDGSYEILEGLEVGEEVANNALFVLDADAQNNGDY, encoded by the coding sequence ATGAAACGGCTTTTATTGTTAGCCCTATTTTTTAGCCTCTTATTGGCTAACGCTCAAGAAATTAAAGAAACTCAAGAGACTAAAGAAACTAAAGAAGCTAAAAGCCAAACCCGTTTTAATATTTCCACCACTAAGGTTATAGAAAAAGAATTCGCCCAGAGCCGGCGCTATTACGCGATTTTAGAGCCTAATGAAGCGCTGATTTTTTCTCAAACCCTGCGTTTTGATGGCTATGTGGAAAAGCTTTATGCGAATAAAACCTATACCCCCATTAAAAAGGGCGATAGACTATTGAGCGTGTATTCCCCTGAATTAGCGGGCGTTCAAAGCGAGTTGTTATCATCATTGAAATTCAACCAGCAAGTGGGAGCGATTAAAGAAAAATTAAAACTACTAGGGCTAGAAAACTCTAGCATTGAAAAAATCATTAGCAGCCACAAGGTTCAAAATGAAATGACTATTTACTCTCGCTTCAGTGGCGTTATCTTTAAAAAAAGCCCGGATCTCAATGAGGGGAGCTTTTTTAAAAAAGGGCAAGAGTTGTTTCAAATCATAGATTTAAGCCAATTGTGGGCGCTTGTTAAAGTCAATCAAGAGGATTTAGAGTTTTTAAAAAACACGCATAAAGCGATCTTGTTCGTAGAAGGGATTAAAGGCGAGCAAGAAATCACGCTTGAAAACATCAACCCCATCATAAATGCGCAAGATAAAATGCTAGAAGCGCGCTTCAATGTGCCTAATCTTAAACAGCTTTATTACCCTAACATGTTCGCTCAAGTAGAAATCTTTCAAAAACCACAAAAAATGAAGATTTTGCCTAAAGAAGCGGTTTTGATTAAAGGGGGGAAAGCTATCGTGTTTAAAAAAGACGATTTTGGCTTAAGCCCGTTAGAAATTAAAGCCGTCCGCTTGAGCGATGGGAGTTATGAAATTTTAGAGGGTTTAGAAGTGGGTGAAGAAGTCGCTAATAACGCTTTATTCGTGCTAGACGCTGACGCTCAAAACAATGGGGATTATTGA
- a CDS encoding J domain-containing protein encodes MAKIELLARFTQIALPNSHPLLKKVLNYAKKHFSQCHMLSSSLLILNDTECFKKNYLLNWVYHALECAHEKDISMHSLEEILQKSRLPIRIKIINQNTLLEKIEVKVLTFGAEYVLFITKHPIAKRFLRQKFSGYVFLETQDELHIRGDSERFWELIVTLNENRIVHNACLDFIYPNGFGKDSYTTMAERKLKECYKTLGFIKHENFSEVKKRYLELAKTYHPDLCDLKEKKALYAKRFAIIQEAYSHIKKHA; translated from the coding sequence ATGGCCAAAATTGAATTGTTAGCCAGATTCACGCAAATCGCGCTCCCTAACAGCCACCCTTTGTTGAAAAAAGTTTTAAACTACGCCAAAAAGCATTTCAGCCAGTGCCACATGCTCTCTTCATCGCTGCTCATTTTAAACGACACGGAATGTTTTAAAAAAAACTACTTGCTCAATTGGGTTTATCATGCCCTTGAATGCGCACATGAGAAAGACATTAGCATGCATTCTTTAGAAGAGATTTTACAAAAAAGCCGCTTGCCCATACGCATCAAAATCATCAATCAAAACACGCTTTTAGAAAAGATAGAGGTGAAAGTTTTAACCTTTGGGGCAGAATACGTGCTCTTTATCACCAAGCACCCTATCGCTAAGCGCTTTTTACGCCAAAAATTTAGCGGCTATGTGTTTTTAGAAACCCAAGATGAATTGCATATAAGAGGCGATTCAGAGCGTTTTTGGGAACTCATTGTAACGCTCAATGAAAATAGAATCGTCCATAACGCATGCTTAGATTTCATCTATCCTAATGGCTTTGGCAAGGACAGCTACACCACTATGGCTGAACGCAAATTAAAAGAATGCTATAAAACGCTAGGGTTTATCAAACATGAAAATTTTAGCGAAGTGAAAAAGCGCTATTTGGAGTTGGCTAAAACCTACCACCCTGATTTGTGCGATCTGAAAGAAAAAAAGGCTCTTTATGCCAAACGCTTCGCTATCATTCAAGAAGCCTATAGCCACATTAAAAAACACGCTTAA
- the dnaJ gene encoding molecular chaperone DnaJ — translation MELSYYEILEVEKHSNQETIKKSYRKLALKYHPDRNAGDKEAEEKFKLINEAYGVLSDEKKRALYDRYGKKGLNQAGASQSDFSDFFEDLGSFFEDAFGFGARESKRQKSSIAPDYLQMIELSFKEAVFGCKKTIKVQYQSVCESCDGTGAKDKALENCKQCNGQGQVFIRQGFMSFAQTCGACKGKGKTIKTPCQACKGKTYILKDEEIDAMIPEGIDDQNRMVLKNKGNEYEKGKRGDLYLEARVKEDEHFKREGCDLFIEAPVFFTTIALGHTIKVPSLRGGELELKIPRNAKDRQTFAFRNEGVKHPESSYRGSLIVVLQVIYPKSLNKEQQGLLEKLHASFGYEGEPHKGVLETCVSKIKDWFK, via the coding sequence GTGGAATTGAGTTATTATGAAATTTTAGAAGTGGAAAAACACAGCAACCAAGAGACCATTAAAAAGTCTTACAGAAAGCTGGCTTTAAAATACCACCCAGACAGAAACGCCGGCGATAAAGAAGCCGAAGAAAAGTTCAAGCTCATCAATGAAGCCTATGGGGTGTTAAGCGATGAAAAGAAACGGGCCTTATACGATAGATATGGTAAAAAAGGCTTAAACCAAGCCGGTGCAAGCCAGAGCGATTTTTCTGATTTTTTTGAAGATTTAGGATCGTTTTTTGAAGACGCTTTTGGCTTTGGCGCTAGAGAGAGTAAAAGGCAAAAAAGCTCTATCGCGCCGGATTATTTGCAAATGATTGAATTGAGTTTTAAAGAAGCGGTTTTTGGCTGTAAAAAAACCATTAAGGTCCAATACCAGAGCGTTTGTGAAAGTTGCGATGGCACAGGTGCTAAAGACAAAGCCCTAGAGAATTGCAAGCAATGCAACGGGCAGGGGCAGGTGTTTATACGCCAAGGTTTTATGAGTTTTGCACAAACTTGTGGGGCGTGTAAAGGCAAGGGCAAAACCATTAAAACCCCATGCCAAGCGTGTAAGGGTAAAACCTACATTCTTAAAGATGAAGAAATTGATGCAATGATCCCTGAGGGCATTGATGATCAAAACCGCATGGTGCTTAAAAATAAAGGCAACGAATACGAGAAGGGAAAAAGAGGGGATTTGTATTTAGAAGCGCGAGTCAAAGAAGATGAGCATTTCAAGCGCGAAGGCTGTGATTTGTTCATTGAAGCGCCGGTATTTTTCACCACTATCGCTTTAGGGCATACGATTAAAGTGCCGTCTTTAAGAGGAGGCGAATTGGAATTAAAAATCCCTAGAAACGCCAAAGACAGGCAAACTTTTGCGTTTAGAAACGAGGGCGTGAAGCACCCCGAAAGCTCTTATAGGGGGAGTTTGATCGTGGTGTTGCAAGTGATTTATCCTAAAAGCTTGAATAAAGAGCAGCAAGGGTTATTGGAAAAATTGCATGCGAGTTTTGGCTATGAGGGCGAACCGCATAAAGGCGTTTTAGAAACTTGCGTTTCTAAAATTAAAGACTGGTTTAAATAA
- a CDS encoding copper resistance protein gives MKKLAALFLISALGVMSLNAWEQTLKANDLEVKIKSVGNPIKGDNTFVLSPTLKGKALEKAIVRVQFMMPEMPGMPAMKEMAQVSEKNGIYEAKTNLSMNGTWQVRVDIKSKEGQVYRAKTSLDL, from the coding sequence ATGAAAAAGTTAGCCGCTTTATTTTTAATAAGCGCATTGGGGGTTATGAGTTTAAACGCATGGGAGCAAACCCTAAAAGCGAATGACTTGGAAGTGAAAATCAAATCCGTGGGCAACCCCATTAAAGGCGACAACACTTTCGTGCTTAGCCCCACTTTAAAAGGTAAGGCTTTAGAAAAAGCTATCGTTAGGGTGCAGTTTATGATGCCTGAAATGCCTGGCATGCCAGCGATGAAAGAAATGGCGCAAGTGAGTGAAAAAAACGGCATTTATGAAGCTAAAACCAATCTTTCCATGAACGGGACATGGCAGGTTAGGGTGGATATTAAATCTAAAGAGGGCCAGGTTTATCGCGCTAAAACAAGCTTGGACTTATAA
- the nikR gene encoding nickel-responsive transcriptional regulator NikR produces the protein MDTPNKDDSIIRFSVSLQQNLLDELDNRIIKNGYSSRSELVRDMIREKLVEDNWAEDNPNDESKIAVLVVIYDHHQRELNQRMIDIQHASGTHVLCTTHIHMDEHNCLETIILQGNSLEIQRLQLEIGGLRGVKFAKLTKASSFEYNE, from the coding sequence ATGGATACACCCAATAAAGACGATTCAATCATCCGCTTTTCGGTTTCTTTACAACAAAATTTATTAGACGAATTAGACAACCGCATCATTAAAAACGGCTATTCTTCTCGCTCAGAATTAGTGCGCGACATGATCAGGGAAAAATTAGTAGAAGACAATTGGGCAGAAGATAACCCTAATGATGAGAGTAAGATCGCCGTGCTTGTGGTGATTTATGATCACCATCAAAGGGAATTGAACCAGCGCATGATAGACATCCAGCATGCCAGCGGGACGCATGTTTTATGCACCACGCACATTCATATGGATGAGCATAATTGTTTGGAGACGATTATTTTACAAGGCAATTCGCTTGAAATCCAACGCTTGCAATTAGAAATTGGGGGGCTTAGGGGGGTTAAATTCGCTAAATTGACTAAGGCGTCTAGCTTTGAATACAATGAATAA
- the azlC gene encoding azaleucine resistance protein AzlC, which produces MREFLKAFKDAFPHTISIFLGYLLMGMTFGMLLVQHGYDYKVALFMSLFIYAGAVQFVAITLLSAQAGLMNVVIVSLLVNARQTCYALSMLDRFKNTQWRLPYLAHALTDETFALLNLYAPKEGVSEKDFIFSISLLNHSYWIFGSLVGSLVGSHFSFDTQGMEFVMTAIFIVLFMEQYKRTTNHKNAWLGIIIAVVCLAFFGTEYFLLIALVLMVLALMLFRKQLEC; this is translated from the coding sequence GTGCGCGAGTTTCTAAAAGCTTTTAAAGACGCTTTCCCTCATACCATTTCTATCTTTTTAGGGTATTTGCTTATGGGAATGACTTTTGGAATGCTTTTAGTCCAGCATGGCTATGATTATAAAGTCGCTTTGTTCATGTCGTTATTCATCTACGCTGGGGCGGTGCAATTTGTAGCGATCACGCTTTTAAGCGCGCAAGCGGGCTTGATGAATGTCGTTATTGTGAGCTTGTTAGTGAATGCGAGACAGACTTGTTATGCGCTTTCTATGCTAGATCGATTTAAAAACACCCAATGGCGTTTGCCCTATTTAGCGCACGCGCTCACGGATGAAACCTTTGCGTTATTGAATTTATACGCTCCTAAAGAGGGGGTGAGTGAAAAAGACTTTATTTTTAGCATTTCCTTACTCAACCACTCTTATTGGATTTTTGGCTCGTTAGTGGGTTCGTTAGTGGGTTCGCATTTTTCTTTTGACACTCAAGGCATGGAATTTGTGATGACAGCGATTTTTATCGTGCTGTTCATGGAGCAATACAAACGCACCACGAATCATAAAAACGCATGGCTTGGGATTATTATTGCGGTCGTTTGTTTAGCGTTCTTTGGGACTGAATACTTTTTGCTCATCGCTTTAGTTTTAATGGTGCTTGCTCTTATGTTGTTTAGAAAGCAGTTAGAATGTTAA